A genome region from Paramisgurnus dabryanus chromosome 12, PD_genome_1.1, whole genome shotgun sequence includes the following:
- the flrt2 gene encoding leucine-rich repeat transmembrane protein FLRT2 has translation MEFQAGFWNNDWTSFLRFWLTVLLSLHVQFSPISSCPEECRCDKTFVYCNERSLTSVPLGVQEGYKTLFLHNNQINNAGFPLELHNVGSVVTVYLYGNQLDEFPLNLPKNVQVLHLQENNIQTISRAALAQLAMLDELHLDDNSISTVGVEEGAFREAVSLKLLFLTKNHLSSIPVGLPADLKELRLDENRIAYIDEDAFQNVTTLQRLLLDGNMLEDEAIAPGTFQGLLNLKELSLARNSLTTPPSLLPGASLTKLNLQENQIDNIDVKAFSGLNKLERLDISNNRLQFLPPGVFDGLRNLRHLNVRNNLWRCDCNIKWVIAWLRSLPSAINVRGFICHSPERVRGMVIRELTLDAIDCPAGTVLHPWPTHLYPSTLPPRKTKIITTSRTAHFTTISSTAFYPSSANPTPPVPHLPPGPLPPYEDPLKMSFNVVNSTHIDVSWESYFTVTAYKVTWVKMAQTLMSDITRETTVPGYQRRLSLTNLEPQSLYRICVYVLDTLNTYRPGEDTICSEAKTKSTSAYSETEQAAQQDNTSTLLLAGVIGGAVLVVLVTLLSLFCWNMHKKSRLSSSSKWKYNHGRRKDDYCEAGTKKDNSILEMTETSFQIVSLNNEQLLKGDFRIQPIYTPNGGIGLRDCHISNNSIAYCKSSNVPSVDFCHT, from the coding sequence ATGGAGTTTCAAGCTGGATTTTGGAATAACGATTGGACTTCATTTCTTCGCTTTTGGTTGACTGTGTTATTAAGCTTGCACGTGCAGTTCAGTCCTATCTCATCCTGTCCCGAAGAGTGCCGTTGtgataaaacatttgtttactGTAATGAGAGGAGCCTGACGTCTGTGCCTCTTGGGGTACAAGAGGGATATAAGACCCTCTTCCTACACAACAATCAGATCAACAATGCCGGTTTTCCATTGGAGTTACACAATGTTGGCTCTGTGGTGACTGTTTACCTATATGGAAACCAGCTGGATGAATTTCCCCTCAACCTTCCCAAGAATGTTCAAGTGCTTCACCTGCAGGAAAACAACATTCAGACTATCTCCAGGGCAGCACTTGCTCAGTTAGCCATGCTAGATGAACTCCACCTGGATGACAACTCCATCTCCACTGTAGGGGTAGAGGAGGGGGCTTTCAGGGAAGCTGTCAGCCTCAAGCTACTTTTCCTCACTAAAAACCATCTGAGCAGCATTCCTGTTGGATTACCGGCAGATCTTAAAGAGCTGCGATTGGATGAAAATCGCATTGCTTACATCGATGAGGATGCATTTCAAAATGTGACCACTCTACAGCGACTGTTGCTGGATGGGAATATGTTAGAGGATGAGGCTATTGCTCCTGGGACCTTCCAGGGTCTGCTAAACCTCAAAGAGCTGTCCCTAGCACGCAATTCACTCACCACTCCGCCATCATTGCTCCCTGGTGCGTCTCTGACCAAACTCAATTTGCAGGAAAATCAAATTGACAATATTGATGTGAAAGCCTTCTCCGGCCTTAATAAACTGGAGAGGTTAGATATCTCCAACAATCGTCTTCAGTTTCTTCCACCAGGTGTCTTTGATGGCTTAAGAAACCTGAGGCACCTCAATGTGAGAAACAATCTCTGGCGCTGTGATTGCAACATTAAGTGGGTCATTGCTTGGCTGAGGTCTCTGCCGTCTGCAATAAATGTCCGTGGGTTCATATGCCACAGTCCGGAGAGGGTGCGTGGAATGGTGATTCGAGAACTTACCTTAGATGCGATTGACTGCCCAGCGGGCACAGTGTTGCATCCTTGGCCCACCCATTTATATCCATCTACATTGCCACCACGCAAGACCAAAATTATCACCACCTCTAGAACTGCCCACTTCACTACCATTTCATCCACTGCTTTTTACCCCTCCTCAGCCAATCCCACACCCCCAGTGCCACATTTACCTCCCGGGCCCCTACCTCCTTATGAAGACCCCTTAAAAATGTCCTTCAATGTTGTCAACTCTACCCATATTGATGTGAGCTGGGAATCTTACTTTACTGTGACAGCCTACAAAGTGACATGGGTGAAGATGGCGCAGACTTTAATGAGTGATATCACTCGTGAAACAACCGTCCCGGGATATCAGAGGCGGCTCAGTCTGACAAACCTGGAGCCTCAATCTTTGTATCGCATTTGTGTGTATGTCCTGGATACTCTTAACACTTACAGACCAGGGGAGGATACGATCTGTTCTGAGGCTAAGACAAAATCCACATCTGCATATTCTGAAACAGAGCAGGCTGCACAGCAAGACAACACCTCAACGCTCCTATTGGCCGGAGTGATAGGTGGGGCCGTGTTGGTGGTCTTAGTGACACTTCTGAGTTTGTTCTGCTGGAACATGCACAAAAAAAGCAGGTTATCGTCGTCATCCAAATGGAAATATAATCATGGCAGGAGAAAAGACGACTACTGTGAGGCCGGCACTAAAAAGGATAACTCCATCCTGGAAATGACTGAAACGAGCTTTCAGATAGTGTCTTTAAATAACGAGCAGCTTTTAAAGGGGGACTTCAGAATTCAGCCCATCTACACACCTAATGGAGGAATTGGCCTTAGAGACTGTCACATTAGTAACAATAGCATTGCTTACTGTAAGAGCAGCAATGTTCCCAGTGTAGACTTCTGCCACACATGA